The window TCGGTCTGCATCGGCCCGGCACCTTCCAGCGAGAGCTACCTCAACATGGCGTCGATCATCGCCGCGGCCGAGGTCACCGACGCCCAGGCGATCCATCCCGGCTACGGCTTCCTGTCCGAGAACGCCGACTTCGCCGAACGCGTGGAGCAGTCCGGTTTCGTCTTCATCGGGCCGAAGGCGGACACCATCCGCCTGATGGGCGACAAGGTCGAGGCGATCCGCGCGATGAAGTCGGCCGGGGTGCCCTGCGTGCCCGGCAGCGGCGGCCCGCTCGGCGACGACGTGGCCACCAACATCCGCATCGCCGGCGAGATCGGCTATCCGGTGATCGTGAAGGCCGCGGGCGGTGGCGGCGGGCGCGGCATGCGCGTGGTGCATACCGAGGCCGCGCTGGCGAGCGCCATTTCCACCACCAAGCAGGAAGCCAAGGCCGCGTTCGGCAACGACATGGTCTACATGGAGAAATTCCTGGAGAACCCGCGCCACGTGGAGATCCAGGTGCTGGCCGACGGCCAGGGCCGCGCGATCCACCTGGGCGAGCGCGACTGCTCGATGCAGCGCCGTCACCAGAAGGTCGTGGAAGAAGCTCCCGCGCCCGGCATCAGCGAGACAGCGCGCGCCGAGATCGGCAAGGTCTGCGTGGACGCCTGCCTGCGCATCGGTTATCGCGGCGCCGGCACCTTCGAGTTCCTCTACGAAGACGGCCGCTTCTACTTCATCGAAATGAACACCCGCATCCAGGTCGAGCACCCGGTCACCGAACTGGTCACCGGCATCGACCTGGTCCGCGAGCAGTTGCTGATCGCGTCCGGCCACAAGCTGTCGATCAAGCAGTCCGACGTGGCGCTGAAGGGCCACGCGATCGAATGCCGCATCAATGCGGAAGATCCCGACACCTTCATGCCGTCGCCGGGACTGGTCAGCCATTTCCATTCGCCGGGCGGCCCTGGCGTGCGCGTGGACTCGCACATCTACGAGGGCTACCGCGTCCCGCCGAACTACGACTCGATGATCGGCAAGCTGATCGTGCATGGCGCCGACCGCGAGCAGGCGATCGCGCGCATGCGGGTCGCGCTGAGCGAGATGGTCGTGGACGGCATCAAGACCAACGTGCCGCTGCAGCAGCGCATCCTCGCCGATGGCGGTTTCGCCCAGGGCGGGCAGAACATCCATTACCTGGAAAAGCGCCTGGCCGAGCGCAAGGAAAAGGCGCTGTCGATCCTCTGACGCGAGTGACCAAGGGCACCGCGATGACGCCCGACCGCTGGCAAACGCTGATGCTCGGACTGGGCTGGCCGCAGAACGAAGCGACGTTCGCGGCCCTCTCCGATGCCTACCGGCAATCGCATCGGCACTACCACACGCAGCAACACATCGCTGACTGCCTGACCCGGTTCGATTCGCTTCGCCATGAAGCCGAACAGCCGCATGCCATCGAGCTCGCACTCTGGTTCCACGATGCCGTCTACGACCCCTACCGGTCCGACAACGAGCAGGCGAGCGCAGACTGGGCGATGCGCTTCCTGCACGAGAACAGCGCACCGGTGTCCCTGCGGGATCGCGTGCACGGATTGATCGTGGCCACGTTGCACGATGCCGTCGCCACCGACCACGACACCGCGATCATGATCGACATCGATCTTTCGATCCTCGGCGCGACACCAGACGCCTACGACGCCTACCGCCACGCGATCCGCCGCGAATATCGCTGGGTACCCGGCCTCCTGTTCCGCCGCAACCGGCGTGCCGTGCTCGAGTCCTTCCTCCGGCGCAAACGGATCTTCCAGACCGACCATTTCCATTCCAGCCTTGAAGACCAGGCACGCCGCAACATCAACGCCGAGCTGGAAGGACTTCGCTGAGTCGAACCCGAGCGCAGGAAAAAGGCATTGTCGATCCTCTGATCGCGGCGGGATGACCGCTTCCGGGCCGATTTTCCGCTTTACAGTGCATATCGACCCGTCGTCCGGAGCCGCCATGCAACGCCGTCACGCCCTGTACCTCGCCTTCGCCGCCACGCTTGTCGCCCTGCCCGCGTCGAGCCAGCAGAACAAGAACCCGCCGACCAACCTCTACATCGACGTGCTGACCCACAACATGGCCGGGATGCCGGACATGGGCGGGATGATGGGGGGCTGGGCGGCTTCATGGCCCGCCGCATGGGCGGCGAAACCGGCAAGCCCACGTACCCGACCACCCGCGCCGGCGGCATGAGCGGGCAGTACCTGGACATCGCCCTGCACAACGCGCTGAAGCCCGGCGTCGAGGCGCAGGAGCAGATCCCCGCGGGCCTGAAGCTGGGCAAGTCGCTGACCCTGATCCCGATCGATCCCAGCAAGCCTGGCCAAAGCTCCACGTCGCCCGCCAAGGTCCCGGACGTGCAGGTCAAGATCACCGAGTACTGGGGCTGCGGTGCCACGGTGCGCCCGGGCCAGCCCAAGGTCGCGACCTTCAAGCTCAAGGGCAACGGCAAGACCGCCGACCCCAACAACCCCATGGCCTCGATGCAGGGCATCGACTTCTCGACGACCGGCAGCATCTCCAGGCAAATCAGCGTCGCCGACCGCGATATCGACCTCAAGCCGGGCTGGGTGTACTGGCCGAACCGCCAGCACGGCAAGCAGGTGCCCAACGGTGCCCGCCTGGCCGGCGAGCACAGGATCACCGGCGACGGCATCCCCGCGTCGATGCAGTTCCAGGTCCAACAAGCCGCGGATTTCATGCCCAAGCTCGCGTTGCGCACCCAGGGCGAGGCGACCGACGCGATCGGATTGAGCTGGCCCGCCGTCGAGCGCGCCCGCGGCTTCCACATCACCGGCATGCACATGCAGGTGCTGGGCGAGAACTCGTTCGCGATGACGATGTGGAGCAGCGCCGAGATCCCCGGCGCGCGCGAGGACCTGCACACCAACCTGACCGGTGGCCAGCTCGACAAATGGCTGAAGCAGAAGGTGCTGCTGCCGTCCACCGCGACCAGCTGCACGATCCCGAAGGGCATCTTCGCCGGCGCCTCGAACGTGGAAGGCCAGCAGATGACCATGCCGGGCATGCTCAGCATGACTGCCTACGGCCCGGAAAGCTGGATCACGTATCCGCCCAAGCCCGCGGATCCCAAGCTGCCCTGGAACCCGGAATGGAGCGTGCGCCTGCGTGCGCGTTCCAGCGCCACCGCGATCCTGGGCCTGGACTTCGGCGGCATGCAGCAGATGGAAGACAGCGAAGAGGGCGAGCAACAACAGCAACAGCAGAAAAAGCCCGGCATGAAGGGCCTGCTGAAGGGCATCCTGGGCGGTTGATCGTCCGCGGGCTTGTCGTCGCGCGCGCGCGCGGCGACCATGGGGCTTCGCCGTCACCGAAGCCCCGATGCCTTACCTGCAACTGACCCTGCCCTGCAGCGAAGCCGACCAATCGCGTTACGAACGCGCGCTGGAGGATGTCGGCGCACTTGCGGTGAGCCTGCAGGACGCGCACCTGGATGCCGCCGACGAACAGGCGATCTTCGAACCCGGCGTGGGCGAGATCCCGCTGTGGGACGAAATGACCATCACCGCGCTGTTCCCCGCCGACACCGACGGGCTGGTGCTGCTGGCGGCGATGGAGTCCTTCGATCCCGGACTGGACTGGTCGCAGGTGCGTTTCGCCGCGGTCGAGGACCAGGACTGGGAACGCACGTGGATGGACCTGTTCCAGCCGATGCGCTTCGGCGCGCGCACCTGGATCGTGCCGTGGAACCATGCACTGCCCGATGAAGCGAACACGGCCGATGCCGCGATCATCCGCCTCGACCCTGGCCTGGCGTTCGGTTCCGGCACCCATCCGACGACGGCACTGTGCCTGCGCTGGCTGGACACGCTTGCCACCAACGGCGAACTGCAGGGCCGCAACGTGCTCGACTTCGGGTGCGGCAGCGGCATCCTCGCGCTGGCCGCGATGAAGCTGGGCGCCACGCGCGCCACCGGCGTCGACAACGATCCGCAGGCGATCATCGCCACCGCCGACAACGCCGAGCGCAACGGCGTGAGCATCGACACTTTCATGCCCGCGGACGAACCAGCCGCGACCTATCCGGTCGTGGTCGCCAACATCCTGGCCTCCGCGCTGGATGCCTTGGCGGAGACCTTGGCCGCACGCACCGCGCCCGCCGGGCGCATCGCCATGTCGGGAATCCTCGCCGGCCAGGAGCACGAGTTGCTGCTGCGCTTCGCCCCATGGTTCGACGCACTTCGCGTCGAGCGCGAGGACGACTGGATGCGCATCGACGGCGTGCGCAACGCGCATCCGGTGAAGGCATGAGCCGCACACCGAGTTTCGCGCTGCGCGACACGCCGGTCGCGACGCGTCGCCGCGGCGAATGGCTGGCGCTTGTCGCACTCGCGCTGGCATTGGCCGGGCAACTGTTCCTGGGCGAACGCGCGGCGCTGGCGACGAATGCGCACTGGCGACCTGTGGTCGCGACCGTATGCGATGCGATCGGTTGCAGCGTGCCAGCGTGGCGGGAACCCACCGCCTTCGTGATGCTCGCGCGCGACGTGATCGCGGTCCCCGAACGTCCGGGCGTGCTGCGCGTGCAAGCCAGCTTCCGCAACGATGCGCGTTGGGCGCAAGCCTGGCCTGCGCTGGTACTGACCTTGTCCGATGCGGACAACCGCACGCTGGGCACGCGCCGCTTCCTGCCGCGCGACTACCTGGGCGATGCGCCGACATCATCATTGCTCGCGCCCGGCCAAGCGTCGCAGCTGGCCTTCGACATCGTCGAGCCCTCGCCGAACGTGGTCGCGTTCGACTTCAGGTTCGATTGAACGCGCCCGACTGAATCGCCGCATCGCGCATTTTTTTCGCGATGAATGCGGCAACGCACTCACGCCGCGCCATGCATCGCGCTAGACTCCCCTCCCCGCGACGGTGGACCTCCCGCCGCGGCCTGCACCGAGGGGCCTCCGTTTGAACGTTTCCGCCGACCGCCAGGACGCCAGCCGCGCGCCGTTGCGCGACCATGTCGCCACGTCAGTGCGCCGTTACCTGCGTGACCTCGATGGCTGCGACACCGACGACCTGTACAACATCGCCCTGCGCGAGCTCGAAATCCCGCTGTTCGCGGAAGTGCTGCGCCACTGCGATGGCAACCAGAGCCGCGCGGCCGGCATGCTCGGCATCCATCGGGCGACCCTGCGCAAGAAGCTGAAGGATTACGGGCTGTCGTCCTGATCGTGCCGCGCAGGTGCGCGTGGGGCGCGCTCGCGACGCGGCATTTCGGGGCGCAGAGCGAGTGCCCCGCGCGCGTACCTGCGCAGGCCCGGCAACGACCCGGTGGGGCAACGCGCTTATAATTCGCGCTTCCCCACTGCTGCGCCCCTCCCATGACCGCCCCCCATCTCGACGGTCCGATGGTGACCGTTCGCCGCGCCCTGTTGTCCGTCTCCGACAAGACCGGCCTGCTCGATCTTGCCAAGGCGCTCGCCGCGCAGGGCGTGGAACTGCTCTCCACCGGCGGCACCGCGAAGGCATTGCGCGATGCCGGACTGGCGGTGAAGGACGTCAGCGAGCACACCGGCTTCCCGGAAATGATGGACGGACGGGTCAAGACCCTGCATCCGAAGGTGCATGGCGGCCTGCTCGGGCGCGCCGGGATCGATGACGCGGTGATGGCCGAGCACGGCATCGCGGCGATCGACCTGCTGGTGCTGAACCTGTATCCGTTCGCGAAGGTGTCGATGGATCCGTCGAGCAGCTTCGAGCACGTGATCGAGAACATCGACATCGGCGGTCCGGCGATGCTGCGCAGCGCGGCCAAGAATTTCGCGCGCGTCGCGGTGGCCACCGATCCCGCACAGTACGCCGGCATCATCGACGAGTTGAATGCGAACGCTGGCGCACTGTCGGCGAAGACGCGCTTCCAACTCGCGGTGGCGGCGTTCAACAACGTCGCGTTCTACGACGCCTGCATCAGCAATTTCCTCTCCGCGAAACAGGACGATGGAACGCACGCGCAGTTCTCCGCGCAGGCCAACGGCAACTTCGTCAAGGTCATGGACCTGCGCTACGGCGAGAACCCGCACCAGCAGGCGGCGTTCTACCGCGACCTCTGGCCGGCCCCGGGCTCGCTGGCCACGTTCACCCAGCTGCAGGGCAAGGAACTGTCCTACAACAACATCGCCGACAGCGACGCGGCGTGGGAATGCGTGCGACAGTTCGACGTGCCGGCCTGCGTGATCGTCAAGCATGCCAACCCCTGCGGCGTCGCCGTCGGCGCGGCCTGCGGCGATGCCTACGAGCTGGCCTACGCCACCGACCCGACCAGCGCCTTCGGCGGCATCCTCGCGTTCAATACGAAGCTCGATGCCGCGACCTGCAAGGCGATCCTCGACCGCCAGTTCGTCGAGGTGCTGATCGCGCCCGACTACGAGGAAGGCGCTCTCGAGTACGCCCGCAAGAAGGCCAACGTGCGCGTGCTGCGCATTCCGATGGCCGCGCCCGCGCCCGGCTTCATCGACACCAAGCGCGTCGGCTCCGGCATGCTGATGCAAACCGCCGACGACCGCGTGTTGACCCGCGATGAATTGAAGGTCGTCACCAGGCTCGCGCCGACCGAAGCCCAGTTCGGCGACCTGCTGTTCGCATGGAAGGTGGCGAAGTTCGTGAAATCGAACGCCATCGTCTACGCGAAGGACAATCGCACCATCGGCGTCGGTGCCGGGCAGATGAGCCGGGTGTATTCGGCACGCATCGCCGGGATCAAGGCGTTCGATGCCAACCTGCAGGTCGAAGGCTCGGTGATGGCCAGCGATGCCTTCTTCCCGTTCCGCGACGGGATCGACGCCGCGGCCGAGGCCGGCATCAAGGCCGTGATCCAGCCGGGCGGTTCGATGCGCGATGCCGAAGTGATCGCCGCCGCCGACGAACACGGCCTGGCGATGGTGTTCACCGGCGTTCGTCACTTCCGGCACTGACATGAAAATCCTCGTCATCGGTACCGGCGGCCGCGAGCACGCGCTTGCGTGGAAGCTCGCGCAGTCGCCGCGCGTGTCGGAGGTGATCGTCGCGCCGGGCAATGCCGGCACTGCGACCGAAGCGCGCTGCCGCAACGCGGACGTCAAGGTCACCGACATCGACGGCTTGCTCTCGCTGGTCGAGCGCGAAGGCATCGCGCTGACCGTGGTCGGCCCGGAAGTGCCGCTGGTGGCGGGCGTGGTCGATCGTTTCCGAGCCGCGGGCCATCGCATCTTCGGCCCGACCGCCGCGGCCGCGCAGCTGGAAGGCAGCAAGGCGTACGCGAAGGATTTCCTCGCCCGCCATGGCATTCCGACAGCGTTCTACGCCGTGCATACCGAGGTCGATGCCGCGCTCGCCTACATCCGCGAGAAGGGCGCACCGATCGTGGTCAAGGCTGATGGCCTGGCCGCGGGCAAGGGCGTGATCGTGGCGATGACGCTGGACGAAGCCGAAGCTGCGGTACGCGACATGCTCGATGGCAATGCGTTCGGCGATGCCGGCGCGCGCGTGGTCATCGAGGAATTCCTGGACGGCGAGGAAGCCAGCTTCATCTCGATGGTCGACGGCAAGACCGCGCTGCCGATGGCGACCTCGCAGGACCACAAGCGCGTCGGCGATGGCGACACCGGCCCGAACACCGGCGGCATGGGCGCGTACTCACCGGCGCCGGTGGTCACGCCCGAGGTGCATGCGCGGGTGATGCGCGAGGTGGTGAATCCGACCGTGCAGGGCATGATCGCCGACGGCACCCCGTTCACCGGCTTCCTCTACGCCGGCCTGATGATCGATGCGGGCGGTGCGCCGAAGGTGATCGAATTCAACGTGCGCTTCGGCGATCCGGAAACCCAGCCGGTGATGCTGCGCCTGCAGTCGGATCTCGTGGATCTTGTCGAGGCCGCGATCGACGGCCAATTGCACGTCACCGACGCGCAGTGGGATCCGCGTCCGTCGCTGGGCGTAGTGCTGGCATCGAGTCCCTACCCGGACGCGCCGATCACCGGCGATGTCATCTGGGGTCTCGACAGGGTGCCCGCAAAGGCGAAGGTCTTCCACGCCGGCACCACGGAGGATGCCGATGGCCGCGTGGTCAGCGCCGGCGGCCGCGTGCTCTGCGTCGCTGCGCTCGGTGAGTCCGTTTCCGACGCACAGCGCAATGCGTATGCGGGCGTCGATGCGGTTTCATGGGCGAATGAATTTCATCGCAACGACATCGGCTGGCGCGCGATCGCGCGCGAGCAGTCCGAACGCGGCGGCTGACACCATGCGCGAGCGCGTCGAGCCGTTCCGGGCGATGGCCATCGGCCAACTGGCGCGCGAGCTGGAAGCCGAAGGTCGTTCGGTGATCCACATGGAATTCGGCCAGCCATCGACCAGTGCGCCGGCCGCCGCATTGGCCGCGGTGCGAGACGCACTTGACTGCGATCCGCCCGGCTACTGGGAGAGCGTGGCGCTGCGCCAGCGCATCGCGCAGCTGTATCGCGAACGCCACGCGATCGAGGTCGATCCCTCGCGCATCCTGCTGACCTGCGGTGCGTCGCCGGCGCTGCTGCTGGCGTTGCTGGCGCGTTTCGAGGCCGGCGACCGCATCGCCTACGCCACGCCCGGCTACGTCGCGTATCGCAACACCAGCATCGCCGCGCACATGCAGCCGGTCACGATCACGTGCGGACCCGATGTCGGCTACCGACTCACTGCCGACGCCATCGCCGCGCTGGATCCGGCACCAGCCGGACTGATCATCGCCAGCCCCGCCAACCCCACCGGCGCGATCATCGCGCCTGACGCCTTGCGCGCCATCGCCGATATCTGCCGGCAACGCGGCATTGCGATCATTTCCGACGAGATCTACCACGGCCTGCACTACACCGCGCCCGCGCATTCGATCCTCGAATTCGCGGACGATGCCTTCATCGTCAACAGCTTCTCCAAGTACTGGAGCATGGTCGACTGGCGGCTCGGCTGGCTGCTGGTGCCGCCGGCGCATGTCGATACCGCCCGCGCCATCGCCGGCAACCTGTTCCTGACTCCGCCCTCGCCTAGCCAACAGGCCGCATTGGTGGCGATGGACTGCAGCGACGAACTGCAGGGCCACCACTCGATGTACGCGCGCAATCGTGCGCTGCTGCTCGATGCGTTGCCGGCGCTCGGACTAGCGAACATCGCGCCGCCGGACGGCGCGTTCTACCTCTGGGCCGACGTCGGCCACCTGACCGACGACAGCATGGCGTTCTGCACGCGCCTGCTGCGCGAGACCGGCGTCGCGCTGGCGCCGGGCGTGGATTTCGACCCGGTCGCCGGCCATCGCTTCATCCGCTTCAGCTTCGCGCCGGACAGCGCGCGCATCGAGGAAGCGCTGCGCCGTCTGCGGCCGTGGTTCGCGGCGCAAGCGCGGATCGACTGAGGCTCAGCCAGCGCTGCCGGTCGCGAGTTGCAACAACTTCGATTGCCCATGCGGGGCGCAGCGCAGGTACTGCGGCGGCGACGCGACCTGCGCGCCCAACTCCGCAGCCGCACGCCACGGCCAGCGCGGCTCGAACAGCATCGCCCTCGCCAGAGCGACGGCGTCGGCCTGTCCATCGACCAGCACCGCCTCCGCCTGCCGCGGCTCGGTGATCATGCCGACCGCGATCACCGGCATCGCGACCTCGCGCCTGATCGCCTCGGCGAACGGCAACTGGTAGCCGGGACCCGCTGCGATCTTCTGCGCCGGGTGCAGGCCGCCACTCGACACATGGATGAAGTGGCAGCCACGCGCGTCCAGCGCCTTCGCCAGCACCAGACTTTGCTCGAGATCCCAGCCACCCTCGACCCAATCGGTGGCGGAGATGCGGATACCCAAAGCGATCGACTCCGGCAGCACCGCTTTCACCGCATCGAACACCTCCAGCACCAGCCGCATGCGGTTTTCCAGCGAGCCACCATAGGCGTCGCTGCGCCGGTTGCTCAGCGGCGACAGGAACTGGTGCAGCAGGTAACCGTGTGCGGCATGAATCTCGATCAGGTCCAGGCCGAGCCGGACCGCGCGCGTCGCGCTGTCCACGAAGGCCTGCACGATCTGTTCGATGCCCGCATCATCGATGGCCTCTGGCAACGGATCGCTCTCGGCATACGGCAGCGCGGACGGCGCTCGCGTGGTCCAGGCGCGCGCATCGCCGGCCGGGATCGGGCCGCCACCGGCTTCCCATGGCTTGAGCGTGGAGGCCTTGCGGCCGGCATGGGCCAGTTGCACGCCCATCCTGGCCGGCGACCAGCGCCGCACCGTGGCCAGCGCCTTCGCGAACGCGGCTTCGGTGGCATCGTCGTACAGCCCAAGGTCCGCCCAGCTGATCCGCCCGCGCGGCTCGACCGCGGTGGCCTCGACGATCACCAGCCCCGCGCCGGACAACGCGAGGTTGCTCCAGTGCTGCACGTGCCAGTCGGTGGCTTCACCATCGATCGAGGAGTACTGGCACATCGGCGCCACCACGATGCGGTTGGTCAGCGACAGCGGGCCGAGGGCGAGCGGCGAGAAGAGTTGGCTCATGCGGTCACTCCGAAACGGAGCGCCACTATCCGGTGCCGACAGCGTCGCAACAACGCCATGCGCGGAACAGTGACGTGCAGGCCGGCTTCAGCGGGTCGCCGCCGGCAACGCATCCAGCGCCTTCAACACCTGCGTGGCCAGCAGCGGCTGCGCTTCGGCGATCGGATGCAGGTTATCGGCCTGGAACCATTTGCGCTGGATGCCCAGTGGCGCCAGGAAATGCGGGATCAGGCCGGTGCCCAGGCGCTCGCTGATCAGCACGTAGCTGCGCTGGAAGTCGGTGGCGTAGGTGCCGAAGTTCGGCGGCAGTTGCAGGCCGACCAGCAACACGCGTGCGCCCACAGCCTTCGAGGCTCCGATCATCCAGCCGAGATTGGAACCCATCTGTTGCAGCGGCAGTCCGCGCAGGCCGTCGTTGGCACCGAGCTCGATGATGACGATGTCGGGCTTGGCGCGCTGCAGTTCGGCAGCGAAGCGGCTGCGACCGCCCGCGGTGGTTTCGCCGGACACGCTGGCGTTGTGGAAGGTGTACGCCACGGATTTCGCATCGGCCAAGGCCACCCAGCCCTGCTCGGGTCGCAGGCCGTAGGCGGCCGACAATGAATCGCCCATCACCAGTACCTTCAGCTCACGCGCGAAGGCCGCCGGTGCCGCTAGCATCGACAGCATGGAACAGACCCCCAGCACCCACGCCCGCATCGCCCTCGACATCGATTCCACTCCAGGTCCAAACGCCGCAGACGCTAGCACGCCCGCCCGTGGCGGTTTGCGAACCCGCGAGGCGGGCAAGGTGGTCGCGCTGCCGGAGAACGACCTGACCATCCTCGATGGCATCAGCCTGGACATCGCACCGGGCGAACGGGTGGCGATCGTCGGCAGTTCCGGCTCCGGCAAGACCACCCTGCTGTCGCTGCTGGCCGGGCTGGACCTGCCCAGTCGCGGCGAGGTCTGGCTGGATGGCGTGCCCATCCACGCCGCCGACGAGGACGCCCGCGCCGCGGCGCGTGCCGCCGCGGTCGGTTTCGTGTTCCAGAACTTCCAGCTGATGCCGGCGATGAGCGCACTCGACAACGTGGCGCTGCCGCTGGAACTGCAGGGCCGGCCGGGCACCGATGCCGCGCGTGCATTGCTGCAGCAGGTCGGCCTGGGCGAACGCCTGCACCACCTGCCGCGCCAGCTGTCCGGCGGCGAGCAGCAGCGCGTCGCGATCGCGCGCGCCTTCGTCGCGCAGCCGCGCATCCTGTTCGCCGACGAACCCACCGGCAACCTCGACCGCCGCACCGGCATCGCGATCGAAGACCTGCTGTTCGACATCGACAGCGCGCGCCGCACCACCGTGGTGATCGTCACCCACGACGAGCGACTGGCTGCGCGCTGCGACCGCCAGTTGCGGCTCGAAGCCGGGCGGCTGCAGGCGTGAATGCAATTGCGTTGATGCGGATGG of the Thermomonas carbonis genome contains:
- a CDS encoding ABC transporter ATP-binding protein, with the translated sequence MEQTPSTHARIALDIDSTPGPNAADASTPARGGLRTREAGKVVALPENDLTILDGISLDIAPGERVAIVGSSGSGKTTLLSLLAGLDLPSRGEVWLDGVPIHAADEDARAAARAAAVGFVFQNFQLMPAMSALDNVALPLELQGRPGTDAARALLQQVGLGERLHHLPRQLSGGEQQRVAIARAFVAQPRILFADEPTGNLDRRTGIAIEDLLFDIDSARRTTVVIVTHDERLAARCDRQLRLEAGRLQA